Proteins encoded within one genomic window of Cucumis sativus cultivar 9930 chromosome 3, Cucumber_9930_V3, whole genome shotgun sequence:
- the LOC101213611 gene encoding probable sugar phosphate/phosphate translocator At1g48230, producing the protein MINRPLVLTYLYLFIYILLSSGVILYNKWVLSPKYFNFPLPITLTMIHMGFSGAVAFFLVRVFKVVSPVKMTFEIYATCVIPISAFFASSLWFGNTAYLHISVAFIQMLKALMPVATFLMAVVCGTDKLRCDVFFNMVLVSVGVVVSSYGEIHFNVVGTVYQVTGIFAEALRLVLTQVLLQKKGLTLNPITSLYYIAPCSFVFLFVPWYLLEKPEMQVTQIQFNFWIFFSNALCALALNFSIFLVIGRTGAVTIRVAGVLKDWILIALSTVIFPESTITGLNIIGYAIALCGVLMYNYIKVKDVRASQLSSDSLPDRIVKDWKLEKKSSDIFTPNSNDGNGGNGLSDTNVDDEAPLLASSRLSHIGRMQVGNHNQ; encoded by the exons ATGATCAACAGACCACTTGTGCTCACTTACCTGTATCTTTTCATCTACATTTTGCTGTCATCTGGAGTTATTTTGTATAACAAG TGGGTGCTCTCCCCAAAATACTTCAATTTTCCTTTGCCTATTACACTTACAATGATTCATATGGGGTTTTCTGGTGCTGTTGCATTCTTCCTTGTTCGAGTTTTCAAG GTTGTATCTCCAGTCAAAATGACTTTTGAAAT ATATGCAACGTGTGTCATCCCAATTAGTGCATTTTTTGCGTCAAGTCTTTG GTTTGGTAACACTGCCTACTTGCATATATCTGTGGCCTTCATTCAGATGCTTAAGGCTTTAA TGCCAGTAGCCACATTTTTAATGGCTGTTGTGTGTGGTACCGACAAGTTAAGGTGTGACGTTTTCTTCAACATGGTGCTGGTCAGTGTTGGGGTTGTCGTTTCCTCATATGGAGAGATACATTTTAATGTAGTAGGTACAGTTTACCAGGTCACAGGTATCTTTGCAGAAGCTCTCAGGCTGGTCTTGACGCAGGTCCTTCTGCAAAAGAAGGGCTTGACTCTAAATCCTATCACCAGCTTATATTACATTGCTCCATGCAG TTTTGTTTTCCTGTTTGTTCCTTGGTACCTGTTGGAGAAGCCAGAGATGCAAGTTACTCAAATTCAGTTCAACTTTTGgatctttttttcaaatgcatTGTGTGCCTTGGCGTTGaacttctctattttcttaGTAATTGGAAGAACTGGAGCAGTTACTATTCGAGTTGCTGGTGTTCTCAAGGACTGGATTCTAATAGCCCTCTCAACAGTCATATTTCCTGAATCTACTATAACAGGGCTGAATATCATTGGCTATGCAATCG CATTGTGTGGGGTCCTCATGTATAATTACATAAAGGTCAAGGATGTTCGGGCATCTCAATTATCTTCTGACAGCCTTCCAGACAGAATCGTAAAG GACTGgaagttagagaagaagtCGTCGGATATATTCACACCAAATAGCAACGATGGCAATGGCGGAAACGGTTTATCCGATACGAATGTGGATGATGAGGCACCTTTACTTGCATCATCAAGGTTGTCGCACATCGGTCGGATGCAGGTTGGTAACCACAATCAGTAg